The Salminus brasiliensis chromosome 8, fSalBra1.hap2, whole genome shotgun sequence genome has a window encoding:
- the LOC140561383 gene encoding cation channel sperm-associated protein 4-like — MFWKRLQQLRRGRRDIAQTVLNKGDEALNSAEDIVGHQKEHFEKLLKPRNMPSSLKVELETSREAEFSLRVEPLLLLIERSQLRLLGRLIRMSPQLPPVGDVLGTASWEETPRRTETEYSIGNYLTAMFQYIVEHPILQFLIMVIALVNCVIISAKTISRIAKMFGLCGVMLFEDDVPFAFGDFPTSVLAIDRNEFQEIRQKLMKIVDEVRNLPINKERELQAQTEKEMATTLTDDLLGDDIASGHDILSTFIALEESGGAFKEQTAADRVSEEMSDRQKKKKKEEVREEKALLSPSRQNQKHLAMLKVDQSVMEEVEEPGEGFMELLHENTEYNIGNYISAMFQYIVEHPIVQFLILVIALLNCIIISVQTNSRIAKDHETAFLIWEWIIFTAFISEIVLKFTYGFRIFWMSGWNVLDFLVSLGLMVGYRFLPPSQNRIIRTLQLFRSVRLFAFSEGFSRALNSIARSMSALLNIFILIMCFMVMFGLCGVMLFGDEVPSAFGDFPTALYTLFICITQNGWFKIYYGFKGVDEALRYAALVYFFIFIFSCGFIFLNFFSSVIITNQELAVETDSTKSEEDESQKDLVHVDEVVAKTSMTQRQTPWHDSCLTNLTLENFENLVLLREAIDRNEKEFQEIRQKLIKIVEEVRNLPVNKERELQAQREKEMATTLTDNLLGDDIASGQAGDILSTFIALEEANLLDSRTTTDVFGEGLVQEGIRRLAREAVTDSLLRSKSSVMSVTHSN; from the exons ATGTTCTGGAAAAGGCTCCAACAACTCAGAAGGGGGAGGAGGGACATTGCCCAAACTGTGCTCAATAAGGGTGATGAAGCTCTGAactcagctgaggatattgttggGCACCAGAAGGAACACTTTGAGAAGCTCCTAAAGCCGAGGAACATGCCTTCTAGCCTGAAGGTTGAGCTGGAGACTTCCAGGGAGGCAGAATTC AGTCTCAGAGTAGAGCCGCTGCTCCTTCTCATTGAGAGGAGCCAGCTGAGGTTGTTGGGGCGTCTGATAAGGATGTCCCCCCAGTTGCCTCCTGTTGGAGATGTACTGGGCACAGCCAGCTGGGAGGAGACCCCGAG GAGGACAGAG ACTGAGTACAGCATTGGAAACtacctcactgcaatgttccagtatATTGTGGAGCATCCCATTCTCCAGTTCCTCATCATGGTCATTGCTCTGGTTAACTGTGTCATCATCAGCGCCAAGACCATCTCAAGAATTGCCAAG atgtttggcctgtgtggagtgatgctgtttgAGGATGATGTTCCATTTGCTTTTGGAGACTTCCCTACTTCAGT TTTGGCCATTGACCGGAATGAGTTCCAGGAGATTCGCCAGAAGTTGATGAA GATTGTGGATGAGGTCCGAAACCTGCCCATCAATAAAGAGCGGGAGCTCCAGGCCCAGACGGAGAAAGAGATGGCCACCACCTTGACGGACGACTTGTTGGGTGATGACATCGCCTCTGGCCATGATATTCTGTCTACTTTCATCGctctggaagag AGCGGCGGAGCTTttaaggagcagacagcagctgatcgAGTCTCAGAAGAGATGAGCGATCgccaaaagaagaagaagaaggaggaagtaagagaggagaaagcccttCTGTCTCCCAGCAGACAGAACCAGAAGCACCTCGCCATGCTCAAGGTGGACCAG tccgtgatggaggaagtggaggaacCAGGAGAGGGCTTCATGGAGCTGCTCCACGAAAat ACGGAGTACAACATTGGAAACTACATCTCTGCAATGTTCCAGTATATTGTGGAGCACCCAATTGTCCAGTTCCTCATCCTGGTCATTGCACTCCTCAACTGCATCATCATCAGCGTCCAGACCAACTCGAGGATTGCCAAG GACCATGAGACTGCATTCCTGATCTGGGAGTGGATCATCTTCACCGCTTTCATTTCAGAGATTGTTCTCAAGTTCACCTACGGTTTCAGGATTTTCTGGatg agtgggtggaatgtcctggatttcttggtcagtctgGGTCTGATGGTGGGGTACAGATTCTTGCCCCCAAGCCAAAATAGGATCATCAg aaCGCTGCAACTCTTTCGGAGTGTaaggctgtttgctttttccGAGGGATTTTCCAGAGCACTCAACAGCATCGCCCGTTCcatgtctgcactgctgaacatcttcatcctcatcatgtGCTTCATGGTG atgtttggcctgtgtggagtgatgctgtttggGGATGAAGTTCCATCGGCTTTTGGAGACTTCCCTACAGCCCTGTacactctgttcatctgcatcacccagaatggctggtttaaaatctactatggatttaaggg tgtggatgaagCACTTCGCTATGCTGCGTTGgtgtacttcttcatcttcatcttcagctgtgggttcatcttccttaacttttttagttctgtgattatcaccaatcaagaactagctgtggaaacggattccactaag tcagaagaagatgaatcccagaaggatctggtacatgtggatgaagtggtcgcaaaaaccagcatgacccagcgcCAGACACCGTGGCACGACAGCTGCCTGACGAACCTGACTCTGGAGAACTTTGAGAATCTCGTCCTGTTAAGAGAAGCCATCGACAGGAATGAGAAAGAGTTCCAGGAGATTCGTCAGAAGTTGATAAA gattgtggaagaggtccgaaacctgcccgtcaataaagagcgggagctccaggcccagagggaaaaagagatggctaccaccttgacggacaacttgttgggtgatgacatcgcctctggccaggctggagatattctgtccactttcatcgctctggaagag gcCAACCTTCTGGATTCACGGACAACAACTGACGTGTTTGGTGAAGGTTTGGTGCAGGAAGGGATTCGCAGGCTGGCCAGAGAAGCTGTGACCGATTCCCTGTTGCGCAGCAAGTCTTCAGTAATGTCCGTGACCCATAGTAATTAA